In the genome of Verrucomicrobiota bacterium, the window GGAGGCGTTTGCGGAGAAATCGCCGGTGGTCGTCATCAGCGGCGCGCCGGGCATCAAGGAACGGCTCAAGGATCCCCTGCTGCATCACAAGGTCCGGGAGTTCGACACGCAGAAGAAGGTGTTCGAGCAGATCACCGTCGCGAGCACCGTGCTGAGCGACCCGCAGACGGCGTTTCAGGAGATTGACCGTGTGCTCCACGCGGCGGTGCGCTTCAAGCGGCCGGTTTACATCGAGCTCCCGCGGGACATCATCTGGCAGCGGGGCATCCCGCACCACACGCCGCGGGAGGTGCATGAGTCGAGCGACGCGGTGGTCCTGCGAGCATCGCTCGCGGAGGCCGTGGCGAGGATCAACGCGGCACGCAAGCCCGTCATCCTCGCGGATGTCGAGGTGCACCGCTTTGGTTTGCAACGCGATCTGCTCGCGCTCGCGGAGCGCACGAACATCCCGGTCGCGGCGACGATTCTCGGCAAGTCGGTCGTCGCCGAGCATCACCCGCTGTATCTAGGCGTTTACGAGGGCGCGATGGGCCGCGAGGAGGTCCGCCGCTACGTCGAGTCCTCCGATTGCCTGCTGATGCCCGGGTTCTTCATGATGGACATCAACCTGGGCATTTACACGGCGCGCCTTGATCCTGCGCGGTCCATCTGCGTCACGAGCGAGAACCTCTCCATCGGTCACCACAACTACGAAGGCGTGCGGCTGAAGGACTTCTTGCGCGGGCTGGTCAGGTCCAAACTGCGCCGCCGGGCGAAGCCGAAGCTCCCACGCGCCAAACCCGCGCCGCCGTTCACCCTCGCCGACGCGACGCGCGCGCTCACGTCGCAACGGCTCTTCCAACGGTTGAACGCATTCCTCACCGTGGACACAGTGGTCGTGGCGGACATCGGCGACTGTCTCTTTGGCGCGGTGGACTTGTCCATCCATCGCGGCACGGAGTTCCTCGCGGCGGCCTACTACGCCTCGATGGGTTTCGCCGTGCCCGCCGCGGTCGGGGCGCAGTTGGCGAATCCACGGCGCCGTCCTCTGGTGCTGGTCGGCGACGGCGCGTTCCAGATGACCGGCGTCGAACTGGCCACCGCCGCGCGGAACGGATGCAACCCGATCGTGGTCGTCCTCAATAATGACGGCTTTGGCACCGAGCGGCACATTCACGACGGCCCATACAACGACGTCGCCCCGTGGCGATTCCACCGCCTGCCTGAACTGCTCGGCACCGGTCGCGGCTGGCTCGTCAAGACGGAAGGCGAACTCGACGCCGCGCTCGAGGAGGCGCGCCGTCACACACAGAGCTTCTGCCTGATCGAAGTTCGCCTCGCGAGGCTCGACCGCTCGCC includes:
- a CDS encoding alpha-keto acid decarboxylase family protein, whose protein sequence is EAFAEKSPVVVISGAPGIKERLKDPLLHHKVREFDTQKKVFEQITVASTVLSDPQTAFQEIDRVLHAAVRFKRPVYIELPRDIIWQRGIPHHTPREVHESSDAVVLRASLAEAVARINAARKPVILADVEVHRFGLQRDLLALAERTNIPVAATILGKSVVAEHHPLYLGVYEGAMGREEVRRYVESSDCLLMPGFFMMDINLGIYTARLDPARSICVTSENLSIGHHNYEGVRLKDFLRGLVRSKLRRRAKPKLPRAKPAPPFTLADATRALTSQRLFQRLNAFLTVDTVVVADIGDCLFGAVDLSIHRGTEFLAAAYYASMGFAVPAAVGAQLANPRRRPLVLVGDGAFQMTGVELATAARNGCNPIVVVLNNDGFGTERHIHDGPYNDVAPWRFHRLPELLGTGRGWLVKTEGELDAALEEARRHTQSFCLIEVRLARLDRSPALDRLAKRLGARLRAAK